A portion of the Natronococcus sp. AD-5 genome contains these proteins:
- a CDS encoding helix-turn-helix transcriptional regulator, with the protein MRLSAAVTLALVVLLAASLPGTVAAASLVSAPASTAHAPAEAHASTPATADVNQPAVGGQSSPTDADPAQVIRINVTADGDAEWTIESRFLLTDDEDVEAFSEYADAVRSGDRDAAYDRDLFEPHVGTAEETTDREMSIEDDGWEEPRIESPDDEDVENDAKIGVLSYSFTWTNFATVDDGRIYFGDAFQTADGPWLSMLDDDQRLVVQSPPNYGFHDYNLPVSPQDGALIIDGPYQFSDDELEVVFLRGAGVDDGSGPINGFLLPSVGWLVGGLFFLVLAVGTTSYVLARQSTDHERPIELPLERVRVPWSNAEDDETTGETDPRGGAGAASEARSPPELTPATADRLDESSQEFAYDEADDEEVDPELLSDEERVLRLLRRNGGRMKQASIVTETGWSNAKVSQLLSKMDDDEEIEKLRIGRENLITLPEIDPTELD; encoded by the coding sequence ATGCGGTTATCCGCCGCCGTAACGCTCGCTCTGGTGGTCCTCCTCGCCGCTTCCCTCCCGGGAACGGTGGCCGCCGCGTCGTTGGTATCCGCACCAGCATCGACGGCTCACGCTCCGGCGGAAGCACACGCGTCGACGCCCGCGACGGCGGACGTAAACCAGCCTGCAGTCGGCGGGCAGTCGTCACCCACTGACGCCGATCCGGCGCAGGTGATCCGGATCAACGTGACCGCGGACGGCGACGCCGAGTGGACGATCGAAAGTCGGTTTCTCCTGACCGACGACGAGGACGTCGAGGCGTTCTCCGAGTACGCCGACGCGGTCAGGTCCGGCGACCGCGACGCCGCCTACGATCGCGACCTGTTCGAGCCGCACGTCGGAACTGCCGAGGAGACGACCGACCGCGAGATGTCGATCGAAGACGACGGCTGGGAGGAGCCGCGTATTGAATCCCCCGACGACGAGGACGTCGAGAACGACGCCAAGATCGGCGTTCTCTCCTACTCGTTTACCTGGACCAACTTCGCGACGGTGGACGATGGCCGGATCTACTTCGGCGACGCGTTCCAGACCGCCGACGGTCCCTGGCTCTCGATGCTCGACGACGACCAGCGCCTCGTCGTCCAGTCGCCACCGAACTACGGCTTCCACGATTACAACCTTCCGGTCAGTCCACAGGACGGCGCGCTGATCATCGACGGACCGTACCAGTTCAGCGACGACGAACTCGAGGTCGTCTTCCTCCGCGGGGCCGGCGTCGACGACGGCTCCGGACCCATCAACGGCTTCTTGCTCCCCAGCGTGGGCTGGCTCGTCGGCGGGCTCTTCTTCCTCGTCCTGGCGGTCGGCACCACGAGCTACGTCCTCGCACGTCAGTCGACCGACCACGAGCGGCCGATCGAACTCCCGCTCGAGCGGGTGCGGGTACCGTGGTCGAACGCGGAGGACGACGAGACGACCGGAGAGACCGACCCGCGGGGTGGTGCCGGTGCTGCGTCGGAAGCGCGCTCGCCGCCAGAGCTCACCCCCGCGACCGCGGATCGGCTCGACGAATCGAGCCAGGAGTTCGCGTACGACGAGGCGGACGACGAGGAGGTCGATCCCGAACTGTTGAGCGACGAAGAGCGCGTCCTTCGACTGCTCAGGCGAAACGGCGGCCGGATGAAACAGGCTTCGATCGTCACGGAGACGGGCTGGTCGAACGCCAAAGTGTCACAGCTCCTCTCGAAAATGGACGACGACGAGGAGATCGAGAAACTCCGGATCGGTCGCGAGAACCTCATCACGCTGCCCGAGATCGATCCGACCGAACTCGATTGA
- a CDS encoding type IV pilin N-terminal domain-containing protein, with protein MPTTSIDRAERADGIGGRGIAPLVGIVLLVGVTVALAATVVAIGANTWTVEPTHTTADFELAADGERGTITIEYVHGDAIAVDDLSVTVAVNGDSLSKQPPVPFVEADGFAGAPRGPFNAASDRTWTPGERAEITIAGTNEPQIESNDSITVTLAADDRRVASLETTAT; from the coding sequence GTGCCCACGACGTCGATCGATCGAGCCGAGCGAGCGGACGGAATCGGCGGGCGCGGGATCGCTCCACTGGTCGGTATCGTTCTGCTCGTCGGCGTCACCGTCGCGCTGGCGGCGACCGTCGTCGCGATCGGGGCTAACACGTGGACCGTCGAGCCGACGCACACGACTGCGGACTTCGAACTCGCAGCCGACGGCGAACGGGGGACGATCACGATCGAATACGTTCACGGCGACGCGATCGCCGTCGACGATCTCTCGGTCACTGTGGCGGTGAACGGCGACTCGCTGTCGAAACAGCCGCCCGTCCCCTTCGTCGAAGCAGACGGGTTCGCCGGGGCACCACGCGGGCCGTTCAACGCGGCGAGCGACCGGACGTGGACGCCGGGAGAGCGAGCCGAGATCACGATCGCCGGAACGAACGAGCCGCAAATCGAGTCGAACGACTCGATCACGGTCACGCTCGCCGCCGACGATCGGCGCGTAGCGTCCCTCGAGACGACGGCGACCTGA
- a CDS encoding methyltransferase domain-containing protein yields the protein MGVLENKARARLFYKYLSKVYDRVNPFIWTEEMRNDALELLDLDAETTVLDVGCGTGFATEGLVEHVDEVYAVDQSEHQLEQAYAKFGKRAPPVHFHRGDAERLPFATNTFDVVWSSGSIEYWPNPILALREFRRVLKPGGQVLVVGPNYPDNPVTQKLANAIMLFYDEYEADRMFKTAGFDDVKHAFMGPPYEPEVAITTIGRAPE from the coding sequence ATGGGAGTTCTCGAGAACAAGGCTCGCGCCCGGCTGTTCTACAAGTACCTCTCGAAGGTCTACGACCGGGTGAACCCCTTCATCTGGACCGAGGAAATGCGAAACGACGCCCTCGAGCTGCTCGATCTCGACGCGGAGACGACGGTCCTCGACGTCGGCTGCGGCACCGGTTTCGCGACCGAGGGGTTGGTCGAACACGTCGACGAGGTGTACGCGGTCGACCAGAGCGAACACCAACTCGAGCAGGCTTACGCCAAGTTCGGCAAGCGGGCGCCGCCGGTACACTTCCACCGCGGCGACGCCGAGCGGTTGCCGTTCGCGACGAATACCTTCGACGTCGTCTGGTCGTCCGGTTCGATCGAGTACTGGCCGAACCCGATTCTCGCCCTGCGCGAGTTCCGCCGCGTGCTGAAACCCGGCGGCCAGGTGCTGGTCGTCGGGCCGAACTATCCCGACAACCCCGTGACGCAGAAACTGGCGAACGCGATAATGCTCTTTTACGACGAGTACGAGGCCGACCGAATGTTCAAGACGGCCGGCTTCGATGACGTCAAACACGCATTTATGGGACCGCCGTACGAACCGGAAGTCGCGATCACGACGATCGGCCGCGCTCCGGAGTAG
- a CDS encoding DUF7096 domain-containing protein, producing the protein MNSATAVLLALLLVVSLPAMAVTATESGAGSEEDDPASVDESPRQNESQYAAPVEANNTTNRLPLDGEIRSEHTDHSNDLGTALASRDDELRVDHEQYTLVDSGFDDASTEERAEMVQTAYDRLRERADELESREREAVREHAEGDRSTTELVQTLIRNYNEASMLSAVLSDLQDRTDRIPGYSIPTQQVRGVERVFDFHQTPIRSDLESTTQTNQHTELLVQTSENGYSISTIDRGSYTVETTRFDHRDTDKPDQFADIEVSEALDRTMEFYPWAEEDGSPRFWALRSNNLYWADVSHSQGVLEVYVDGGTASVHREIQQLFVTALPDADETSWTDGDLELSVAETPANGPAKVTVTGADDDEPRDATITVDGTEVGETGVDGVLWILPPADEYDIGVETGDESVEVTVSDDED; encoded by the coding sequence ATGAACAGCGCGACAGCCGTCCTCCTCGCGTTGCTACTCGTCGTCTCGCTTCCCGCGATGGCCGTCACTGCGACCGAGTCCGGGGCGGGAAGCGAGGAGGACGATCCGGCCAGCGTCGACGAATCTCCGCGACAGAACGAATCCCAGTACGCTGCTCCGGTCGAAGCCAATAATACGACGAACCGCCTTCCGCTCGACGGCGAAATCAGAAGCGAGCACACCGATCACAGCAACGATCTCGGAACGGCACTCGCAAGTCGCGACGACGAACTCCGGGTCGATCACGAACAGTACACCCTGGTCGACAGCGGGTTCGACGACGCCTCGACCGAAGAACGGGCGGAGATGGTCCAGACGGCCTACGACCGGCTCAGAGAACGCGCCGACGAACTCGAGTCCCGCGAGCGCGAGGCCGTACGGGAACACGCCGAAGGCGACCGCTCGACCACCGAGCTGGTGCAGACGTTGATTCGAAATTACAACGAAGCGTCGATGCTCTCGGCCGTTCTTAGTGATCTGCAGGATCGGACCGATCGGATTCCCGGCTATTCGATTCCGACACAACAGGTACGCGGAGTCGAGAGGGTGTTCGACTTCCACCAGACCCCGATCCGCAGCGACCTCGAGTCGACGACGCAAACCAACCAGCACACGGAGCTGCTGGTCCAGACGTCAGAGAACGGGTACAGCATCTCGACGATCGACCGGGGAAGCTACACCGTCGAAACGACGCGGTTCGATCACCGGGACACCGACAAGCCAGACCAGTTCGCGGATATCGAAGTATCGGAGGCGCTCGACCGGACGATGGAATTCTATCCGTGGGCAGAAGAAGACGGCTCGCCCCGTTTCTGGGCCCTCAGGTCCAATAATCTATACTGGGCCGACGTCAGCCACAGCCAGGGTGTGCTCGAGGTATACGTCGACGGTGGGACCGCAAGCGTCCACCGTGAGATCCAGCAACTGTTCGTCACAGCGCTACCCGACGCAGACGAAACGAGCTGGACCGACGGCGATCTCGAGCTCTCGGTCGCCGAGACGCCCGCAAACGGACCGGCGAAGGTGACGGTGACCGGCGCGGACGACGACGAGCCGCGAGACGCGACGATCACGGTCGACGGAACCGAAGTGGGTGAAACCGGAGTCGACGGCGTACTGTGGATCTTGCCACCTGCAGACGAGTACGATATCGGAGTAGAGACGGGCGACGAGAGCGTCGAAGTGACGGTGTCGGACGACGAGGACTGA